A single Dermacentor albipictus isolate Rhodes 1998 colony chromosome 3, USDA_Dalb.pri_finalv2, whole genome shotgun sequence DNA region contains:
- the LOC139057882 gene encoding uncharacterized protein — protein MASSGRASASAAAGLDPSLYGYAMLMGIGGKLSTSSSDDSSSDESSSSSSSGSDSGNSDVASAGPSQSKDVKSVPSTSSAAAVVVGSEPLAGPSQSKDIESVHPSTSGTTAVFVRSERPGGASQSRDIESVPSTSGTAAVVVRSEPQIWIQPNLVRPANFPSDHPDQVHDWSDWPQFPPKKVDPQRAIVERLPAMLPHVILVNQHEFPLHRIELLIHTQGRFMKPAPEFRITNLMDKWQYTVWLTFTDYTGRQCVGQYCHPDSPRPGFWLYGRVLSFSKLKLFSNEKNIPNPPPISLRSCRTYRIQVNVGIVDDYGHIISASVVRQSVGDRFIAVAT, from the exons ATGGCGTCGTCGGGCCGTGCTTCTGCCTCCGCTGCTGCTGGGCTCGACCCTAGTCTGTACGGCTACGCCATGCTTATGGGAATCGGTGGCAAGCTGTCGACGAGCAGCAGCGACGATAGCAGCAGCGACGAAAGCAGCAGTAGCAGCTCTTCCGGCAGTGACAGCGGAAACAGCGACGTCGCGTCGGCCGGCCCGTCCCAGTCAAAGGACGTCAAAAGCGTGCCGTCCACTTCCAGCGCCGCAGCCGTCGTCGTCGGGAGCGAGCCACTGGCCGGCCCGTCCCAGTcgaaggacatcgaaagcgtgcaCCCGTCCACCTCAGGCACCACAGCCGTCTTCGTTAGGAGCGAGCGACCGGGCGGAGCGTCCCAGTCAAGGGACATCGAAAGTGTGCCGTCTACCTCCGGCACCGCAGCCGTCGTCGTTAGGAGCGAGCCACAGATCTGGATTCAGCCAAATCTCGTCCGCCCGGCGAACTTTCCTAGTGACCACCCGGACCAAGTTCACGACTGGAGCGATTGGCCCCAGTTCCCTCCCAAGAAGGTGGATCCACAGCGGGCGATCGTGGAGAGACTGCCGGCCATGCTTCCCCATGTCATCCTCGTCAACCAGCACGAGTTCCCGCTGCATAGGATAGAACTGCTAATACACACACAGGGCAG GTTCATGAAGCCAGCGCCTGAGTTTCGGATTACAAACTTGATGGATAAGTGGCAGTACACGGTCTGGCTCACCTTCACGGATTACACTGGGCGCCAATGCG TTGGTCAGTACTGCCACCCGGATTCACCGCGGCCCGGTTTCTGGTTGTACGGCCGGGTGCTGTCGTTTTCCAAGCTCAAGCTCTTCTCCAACGAGAAAAACATCCCGAACCCGCCTCCG ATCAGTCTGAGGAGTTGCCGCACTTACCGTATCCAAGTGAATGTTGGTATTGTGGACGATTACGGACACATCATCAGCGCATCGGTCGTGCGGCAATCTGTTGGTGACCGCTTCATTGCCGTCGCAACCTGA